One Synechococcus sp. JA-2-3B'a(2-13) genomic window carries:
- a CDS encoding Ppx/GppA phosphatase family protein — protein MISSPTNFTECPVASAPPVSETGPASRPESWAAPVLAAIDVGSNSLHMVVVRINPRIPSFTIISREKATVRLGEFCSQTGALTPAAMERARTALERFCRIAESFQVQDIVAVATSAVREAPNGLEFLKRIERELGLRVELISGQEEARRIYLGVLSAMEFHNRLHAVVDIGGGSTELILGNGQEPEFLRSVKVGAVRLTQAFLHHDPPTSGELQALRQHIRGMLESPIEQMKRILASSQQQGSLPLVGTSGTVECLAQLDARRRLGALPHRLQGYEFSLEALRGYIKELRSLTVAERQKLPGLGERRGEIILAGAVILEEVMTLLGVERIQFCERALREGLIVDWMIGQGLIEDRLRYHSSVRRRSVLKLAEKYQVEIPYAERVAEFALSLFDQTRGILHGWGSRERALLWAAAMLHNCGHFISHAAHHKHSYYLIRHGELLGFNEEEVEVIANLARYHRKSPPKKKHENFQRLSDERDRQVVLELSPLLRIACALDRRRLQAIQALHCRFQLLGEGPRRMELILDPRHPKDDCALELWSLNEKKKVFEQQFNLQVIPKLSTQIQRSADPFEAAV, from the coding sequence ATGATCTCTTCGCCCACCAACTTCACGGAATGCCCTGTCGCCTCTGCTCCCCCAGTTTCCGAAACCGGCCCGGCTTCTCGTCCTGAATCTTGGGCTGCCCCCGTTCTGGCGGCCATCGATGTGGGCAGCAACTCTCTCCACATGGTGGTGGTGCGCATCAATCCCCGTATCCCCAGCTTCACCATCATCTCCCGCGAAAAAGCCACCGTCCGGCTGGGGGAGTTTTGCAGCCAGACGGGCGCCCTCACGCCTGCAGCTATGGAACGGGCCCGGACGGCTCTGGAGCGGTTTTGCCGCATTGCTGAGAGCTTTCAGGTGCAGGATATTGTTGCCGTGGCTACCAGTGCTGTGCGCGAGGCCCCCAATGGGCTGGAGTTTTTGAAGCGGATTGAACGGGAGCTGGGCCTGCGGGTGGAGTTAATCTCGGGGCAGGAAGAGGCCCGCCGCATCTACCTGGGGGTGCTCTCGGCGATGGAGTTCCACAACCGGCTGCACGCGGTGGTGGATATTGGTGGCGGCTCCACCGAGCTGATTTTGGGCAATGGCCAAGAGCCGGAGTTTCTGCGCAGCGTCAAGGTAGGGGCAGTGCGTCTGACCCAGGCTTTTTTGCACCACGACCCGCCCACTTCTGGCGAACTGCAAGCCCTGCGCCAGCACATCCGCGGCATGCTGGAATCCCCCATCGAGCAGATGAAGCGGATCCTTGCCTCTTCACAACAACAGGGATCCCTGCCTTTGGTGGGCACCTCTGGCACCGTCGAGTGCCTGGCCCAGTTGGATGCCCGCCGTCGGTTGGGCGCTCTCCCCCATCGCCTGCAGGGGTATGAGTTCAGCCTGGAAGCCCTGCGCGGCTACATCAAAGAGCTGCGCTCCCTCACGGTGGCCGAACGGCAAAAGCTGCCCGGCCTGGGGGAAAGGCGGGGGGAGATCATCCTAGCCGGGGCGGTCATCTTGGAAGAAGTGATGACCCTGCTGGGGGTGGAGCGGATCCAGTTTTGCGAACGGGCTCTGCGGGAAGGGCTGATCGTGGACTGGATGATCGGCCAAGGGCTGATTGAGGATCGGCTGCGCTACCACAGCTCGGTGCGGCGGCGCAGTGTGCTCAAGCTGGCGGAAAAATACCAGGTGGAGATCCCCTATGCCGAGCGGGTGGCCGAGTTTGCCCTCAGCCTTTTCGATCAAACCCGCGGCATCCTGCATGGCTGGGGATCCCGGGAGCGGGCTCTTCTCTGGGCGGCGGCCATGCTGCACAACTGCGGCCACTTCATCAGCCATGCCGCCCACCACAAGCACTCCTACTACCTGATCCGCCATGGAGAACTCTTGGGCTTCAACGAAGAAGAGGTGGAGGTGATCGCCAACTTGGCCCGCTACCACCGCAAGTCGCCCCCCAAGAAGAAGCACGAGAACTTCCAGCGCCTCAGCGACGAGCGGGATCGCCAAGTGGTGCTGGAACTGAGCCCCCTGCTGCGCATAGCCTGTGCTTTGGATCGCCGCCGCCTGCAGGCCATTCAAGCCCTGCACTGCCGTTTTCAGCTCCTGGGAGAAGGCCCCCGCCGCATGGAGTTGATTTTGGATCCCAGGCATCCCAAGGACGACTGTGCCCTAGAGTTGTGGAGCTTAAACGAGAAGAAAAAAGTCTTCGAGCAACAGTTCAACCTGCAGGTAATCCCCAAGCTCTCTACGCAGATCCAGCGCAGCGCCGATCCCTTTGAGGCAGCAGTTTAG
- a CDS encoding carbohydrate ABC transporter ATP-binding protein, which yields MYQLSCGSKVLVAAQPTRGVDVGAIEAIHRRILQARDQGMGVLLVSADLNEVISLSDRILVIHEGRLVGELRPEEATEERIGLLMGGIQH from the coding sequence ATGTATCAGCTTTCCTGTGGATCCAAGGTGCTGGTGGCTGCCCAGCCGACGCGGGGGGTGGATGTGGGGGCCATCGAGGCCATTCATCGCCGCATCCTGCAGGCACGGGATCAGGGCATGGGGGTGCTGCTGGTATCGGCGGATTTGAATGAGGTGATCAGCTTGTCGGATCGCATTTTGGTGATCCATGAGGGCCGCCTGGTAGGAGAACTCAGGCCTGAAGAGGCCACCGAAGAGCGGATCGGGCTGCTGATGGGCGGGATCCAGCATTAG
- the malQ gene encoding 4-alpha-glucanotransferase — MRMGRLSGILLHPTSLPGPFGIGDLGPSAYRFVDFLVESGQRLWQVLPLGPTGWGNSPYMSFSSIAGNPLLISPELLVKAGWLEPDSWQDLPQWPTIQAGSAERVDYETVIPFKLGLLHRAWATFKEKASGPDWEAFQAYCAAEADWLPDYALFMALKDVYGEQEWNQWDPALVRRDPPALQEARDRYADAITEQMFWQYLFAQQWGSLREYAHRHQVQLIGDVPIYVAPNSADVWANRELFHLDEQGRPLQVAGVPPDYFSPTGQRWGNPLYNWEVLKARGYDWWIKRMQAILKQVDCVRIDHFRGFESYWAIPGDAETAVEGEWQKGPGADFFQALADKLGEIPVIAEDLGNITPEVLQLRDQFGLPGMKVLLFAFGSGPDNPYLPHAYERNFVVYTGTHDNNTVVGWFHDPDRSEWEKQNLLRYLGCQGSGGIHWDLIRLALSSVADLAIIPLQDVMGLGAEARMNFPGTTENNWAWRYREDMLRQDMIQRLAEMSVTYGRISPQELEQRRAALAQERAAGSSQAAPSLV; from the coding sequence ATGCGCATGGGCAGACTCAGTGGGATCCTCCTGCACCCCACCTCGCTACCGGGGCCATTTGGTATCGGCGATCTGGGGCCATCGGCTTATCGCTTTGTGGACTTTCTGGTGGAGAGCGGCCAACGCCTCTGGCAGGTTCTTCCTCTTGGGCCGACCGGCTGGGGCAACTCCCCCTACATGAGCTTTTCCTCCATTGCCGGCAACCCGCTGCTCATCAGCCCGGAGCTGTTGGTAAAAGCCGGCTGGCTAGAGCCCGACAGTTGGCAGGACCTGCCCCAATGGCCAACGATCCAAGCCGGGTCTGCCGAGCGGGTGGACTACGAAACCGTGATCCCCTTCAAGCTGGGCCTGCTGCACCGCGCCTGGGCAACCTTCAAAGAAAAAGCTTCCGGCCCCGATTGGGAAGCTTTCCAAGCCTATTGTGCTGCCGAAGCCGATTGGTTGCCCGACTATGCCCTGTTCATGGCCCTCAAGGATGTGTACGGCGAGCAAGAGTGGAACCAATGGGATCCGGCCTTGGTGCGACGGGATCCGCCGGCTTTGCAAGAGGCTCGCGATCGCTATGCCGATGCCATTACCGAGCAGATGTTTTGGCAGTATCTGTTTGCCCAGCAGTGGGGATCCCTAAGGGAGTATGCTCATCGGCATCAAGTGCAGCTCATCGGGGATGTGCCCATCTACGTTGCCCCCAACAGTGCCGACGTGTGGGCCAACCGGGAGCTGTTTCACCTGGATGAACAGGGACGGCCTTTACAAGTAGCCGGTGTGCCGCCGGACTATTTCAGCCCCACCGGGCAGCGCTGGGGCAACCCCCTCTACAACTGGGAAGTGCTCAAGGCCCGTGGCTACGACTGGTGGATCAAACGCATGCAGGCCATTCTCAAGCAAGTGGATTGTGTGCGCATCGACCACTTTCGCGGCTTCGAGAGCTACTGGGCCATTCCGGGCGATGCGGAAACGGCTGTGGAAGGGGAGTGGCAAAAAGGGCCGGGAGCAGATTTCTTTCAGGCCCTGGCCGACAAGTTGGGGGAAATCCCGGTGATTGCCGAAGATCTGGGAAACATTACGCCGGAGGTGTTGCAACTGCGGGATCAATTTGGCTTGCCCGGCATGAAGGTGTTGCTCTTTGCCTTCGGCTCTGGGCCCGATAACCCCTATTTGCCCCATGCCTATGAGCGCAACTTTGTCGTTTACACCGGCACCCACGACAACAACACGGTGGTGGGCTGGTTTCATGACCCGGATCGCTCGGAGTGGGAAAAACAAAACCTGCTGCGCTATTTGGGCTGCCAGGGATCCGGGGGCATCCATTGGGATCTGATCCGCTTGGCCCTTTCTTCCGTAGCCGACCTGGCCATCATTCCCCTGCAGGATGTGATGGGGCTGGGGGCAGAGGCGCGCATGAACTTCCCCGGCACCACCGAGAACAACTGGGCCTGGCGCTACCGCGAGGACATGCTGCGGCAGGACATGATCCAGCGGCTGGCCGAGATGAGCGTGACCTATGGGCGCATCTCTCCTCAAGAGTTGGAGCAACGGCGAGCAGCCCTAGCCCAAGAACGGGCGGCAGGGTCTTCTCAAGCTGCCCCCAGCCTCGTCTAA
- the thrS gene encoding threonine--tRNA ligase: MSQPAESPQKANSTLKLLRTHESPKLERIRHTTSHVLAMAVQKLFPKAQVTIGPTTDYGFYYDFDHPEPFTPEDLDRIKKEMQAIIKKGLPVIREEVSREEARRRIEALGEPYKLEILDSIPEGEVISIYHLGNEWWDLCAGPHVENTQELNPKAFDLLSVAGAYWRGDETKPQLQRIYGTAWETPEELKEYKRRLEEAKRRDHRKLGKELGLFLFSDEVGPGLPLWTPKGTTLRWVLEDFLKQEQLKRGYLPVVTPHIARVDLFKISGHWQKYREDMFPMMAENEQARAAEQGFVMKPMNCPFHIQIYKSELRSYRDLPLRYAEFGTVYRYEQSGELGGLTRVRGFTVDDAHLFVRPDQLEEEFLKVVDLILVVFDKLKLKDFRARLSFRDPKSDKYLGSPEDWDRAENAIRRAVEKLSMPHFEGIGEAAFYGPKLDFIFRDALDREWQLGTVQVDYQNPQRFDLQYVAEDGSRQRPVMIHRAPFGSLERLIGILIEEYAGDFPFWLAPEQVRILPVSDQYLGYATQVRDQLREQGIRVHIDADSDRLPKKIRNAEKARIPFMLIVGEQEQAAGTVSVRQRHGQELGSLTVADFLDQVQALN; encoded by the coding sequence ATGTCTCAGCCAGCCGAATCACCTCAGAAGGCCAACAGCACCCTCAAACTGCTGCGCACTCACGAGTCTCCCAAACTGGAGCGCATCCGCCACACCACTTCCCATGTCCTGGCTATGGCGGTGCAAAAGCTGTTTCCCAAGGCCCAGGTGACCATCGGCCCCACAACCGACTACGGCTTCTACTACGATTTTGACCATCCCGAGCCCTTCACGCCGGAAGATCTGGATCGCATCAAAAAAGAGATGCAGGCAATCATCAAAAAGGGCCTGCCGGTGATCCGCGAGGAGGTGAGCCGTGAAGAGGCCAGGCGCCGCATCGAAGCCCTCGGAGAACCCTACAAGCTGGAGATCTTAGACAGCATTCCCGAAGGGGAGGTCATCAGCATTTACCACTTGGGGAATGAATGGTGGGATCTCTGTGCCGGTCCCCACGTGGAAAACACCCAAGAGCTCAACCCCAAAGCTTTCGATCTGCTCAGCGTGGCCGGCGCTTATTGGCGGGGGGATGAAACCAAGCCGCAGCTCCAACGCATCTACGGCACCGCCTGGGAAACTCCAGAGGAGCTGAAGGAATACAAGCGGCGGCTGGAGGAGGCCAAACGGCGGGATCACCGCAAGCTGGGCAAAGAACTGGGTCTCTTCCTGTTTTCCGATGAAGTGGGTCCGGGCTTGCCCCTTTGGACTCCGAAAGGAACTACCCTACGCTGGGTGCTGGAGGATTTTCTCAAGCAGGAGCAGCTCAAGCGGGGCTACCTGCCGGTGGTTACCCCTCATATTGCCCGTGTGGACTTGTTCAAGATCTCCGGCCACTGGCAAAAGTATCGGGAAGATATGTTTCCCATGATGGCGGAGAATGAGCAGGCGCGTGCGGCTGAACAGGGCTTTGTCATGAAGCCGATGAACTGTCCTTTTCACATCCAAATCTATAAATCAGAGCTGAGATCCTACCGCGATTTGCCGCTGCGCTATGCCGAGTTCGGCACCGTCTATCGCTACGAACAATCGGGGGAATTGGGGGGCTTGACCCGCGTTCGCGGCTTTACGGTGGACGACGCCCACTTGTTCGTTCGTCCCGATCAGTTGGAAGAAGAGTTTCTCAAGGTTGTCGATCTCATTCTGGTGGTTTTCGACAAGCTCAAACTCAAAGATTTTCGCGCCCGCCTCAGCTTCCGCGATCCCAAGTCTGACAAATATCTGGGATCCCCTGAGGACTGGGACAGGGCCGAGAATGCCATCCGTCGCGCTGTAGAGAAGCTCTCGATGCCTCATTTTGAAGGGATCGGCGAAGCAGCCTTCTATGGGCCAAAGCTGGATTTTATTTTCCGCGACGCCCTGGATCGGGAGTGGCAACTGGGCACGGTGCAGGTGGATTACCAAAACCCACAGCGCTTTGATCTGCAATACGTAGCTGAGGACGGATCCCGGCAACGCCCGGTGATGATCCACCGCGCTCCCTTTGGCTCGCTGGAGCGGCTGATTGGGATCCTCATCGAAGAATACGCTGGGGATTTTCCCTTCTGGCTGGCCCCGGAACAGGTGCGCATTTTGCCCGTTTCCGATCAGTATCTGGGCTACGCCACCCAAGTGCGGGATCAGCTGCGAGAGCAGGGGATCCGCGTCCACATCGATGCCGACAGCGATCGTTTGCCCAAAAAAATCCGCAATGCCGAGAAGGCCCGGATCCCCTTCATGCTGATCGTGGGGGAACAGGAACAAGCGGCAGGAACGGTGAGCGTGCGCCAGCGCCATGGACAGGAGCTGGGATCCCTGACGGTGGCAGACTTCCTGGATCAGGTGCAGGCGCTCAACTAG